In the Bactrocera tryoni isolate S06 unplaced genomic scaffold, CSIRO_BtryS06_freeze2 scaffold_11, whole genome shotgun sequence genome, one interval contains:
- the LOC120779710 gene encoding uncharacterized protein LOC120779710 — MGRYVNCNEAIWRIFSFAIHECHPTVVHLAAHLEIGQRVYFNAENIVQRTEIPPATTLTSFFATCASDPFERTLLYSEMPRYYTWNASSKKWLHRKKGHPVDGYPGVFSTDALGRIYTIHPKNDDCFYLRLLLINVRGSTSFESLRTVDGTICATFREACQQLQLLERDSHWNQTLADAIASSPATAVRTLFAIIISICQPSNPRLLWDTYKEDMAEDILHRLRLATRNVDLQMNADIYNEALVLIEDLCLLMSGKLLIEVHMPAPSRQTRDLVSRELERERAYAITHLQQQVQTNVPLLNEQQSSAYNQLINDVDSGNGGIFFLDAHGGTGKTLGTSLILAAIRGQGGIALALASTGIAATLLEDGRMAHSALKLPLNLQIHESPVCNISKQSAMAQVLKKCKLIIWDECTMAHKRSLEALDRTLRDLRNNNRCFGGVMILLSGDLRQTLLVIPKSTAADELNACLKSSHLWRFVKTISLTMNMRVLLQNDRTAFPNRKWTSSDRSLQWINIDSNYDFPIHI; from the coding sequence ATGGGcagatatgtgaactgcaatgaaGCAATCTggagaattttttcatttgcaattcATGAATGCCATCCTACTGTTGTGCATCTGGCAGCTCATTTGGAGATTGGCCAGCGAGTTTATTTCAACGCAGAGAACATAGTACAGCGAACGGAAATACCACCAGCAACCACTTTAACAAGTTTCTTTGCAACTTGCGCCAGTGATCCGTTCGAGAGAACATTGCTTTACTCGGAGATGCCTCggtattatacatggaatgcatcgtcgaagaaatggttGCACAGGAAGAAGGGCCATCCGGTAGATGGTTATCCAGGTGTTTTTTCAACTgatgcattgggaagaatttacacaatccatcCAAAGAACGATGATTGCTTTTACCTACGTTTGcttttgattaatgtacgcggttcaacttcatttgaatcATTGAGGACTGTAGATGGTACCATTTGTGCAACATTTCGAGAAGCATGTCAACAATTGCAATTGCTTGAACGCGACAGTCACTGGAATCAAACGCTAGCGGATGCAATAGCTTCTTCACCAGCCACTGCAGTTCGTACACTTTTCGCTATTATAATTTCGATATGTCAGCCTTCAAACCCGCGTCTATTATGGGATACGTACAAAGAAGACATGGCAGAAGATATTTTGCATCGCCTGCGATTAGCGACGAGAAATGTCGACTTACAAATGAACGCTGACATCTACAATGAGGCATTAGTCCTTATTGAAGATTTATGTTTGCTTATGAGTGGAAAACTATTGATTGAAGTTCATATGCCGGCACCAAGTCGTCAAACAAGGGATTTAGTGAGTCGCGAATTGGAACGCGAGCGTGCTTACGCTATAACTCACTtgcaacaacaagtacaaaCAAATGTTCCACTGTTGAATGAACAGCAAAGCAGTGCGTACAATCAGCTAATAAATGATGTAGATAGTGGAAACGGTGGCATATTTTTCCTCGATGCGCACGGCGGGACTGGCAAAACGTTAGGAACGTCTTTAATACTAGCAGCAATACGTGGTCAAGGTGGTATTGCATTAGCACTTGCATCTACCGGGATTGCTGCAACACTGTTAGAAGATGGAAGAATGGCACATTCAGCATTAAAGCTTCCATTAAACTTGCAAATACACGAAAGTCCtgtttgcaatatttcaaaGCAATCAGCAATGGcacaagttttaaaaaaatgtaagttaatCATATGGGatgaatgcacaatggcccacaaacGATCATTAGAAGCACTCGACCGAACACTGAGAGATTTGCGCAACAATAATCGTTGCTTTGGAGGAGTGATGATATTGCTGTCGGGCGACTTAAGACAAACACTTCTCGTGATTCCAAAATCAACAGCGGCGGATGAGCTAAACGCATGTCTGAAGTCATCGCATTTGTGGAGGTTTGTTAAAACCATTTCATTGACCATGAATATGCGAGTTTTGCTGCAAAACGATAGAACTGCATTTCCGAATCGGAAATGGACAAGTTCCGATAGATCCTTGCAGTGGATTAATATCGATTCCAACTACGATTTTCCAATTCACATCTAA
- the LOC120779740 gene encoding mitochondrial import inner membrane translocase subunit Tim13: MAGMGNLSIAEKEELIGQVKQQIAVANAQELLTKMTEKCFKKCVAKPGVQLDSSEQKCISMCMDRYMDSWNLVSRTYSNRLQREQNKM; encoded by the exons ATGGCGGGCATGGGTAACTTATCGATCGCAGAAAAGGAAGAACTGATTGGGCAAGTCAAGCAGCAAATTGCAGTGGCTAATGCTCAAGAATTGTTGACG AAAATGACAGAGAAGTGCTTcaaaaaatgtgttgctaaaCCAGGTGTACAATTGGATTCTTCTGAACAG aAATGTATTTCAATGTGCATGGATAGGTATATGGATTCCTGGAATTTGGTGTCACGCACTTACAGCAATCGTTTGCAACGAGAGCAGAATAAGATGTAG